In Candidatus Caccoplasma merdavium, one DNA window encodes the following:
- a CDS encoding BamA/TamA family outer membrane protein, with amino-acid sequence MKLRLLLLIPILVPLLYSCRATKYVGEGEYLLDRVSLSTDNRELKNSELKSYIRQEPNHKTFGLIGLPLFFYNLSNDKDNGWNRWLRRIGTPPVIYDSQLTEKSRSQIEKALNNKGYTDAIVTVDTVKHKKRIKIKYEVKSGTPYHIDRMTYRIPDDSIRSIVMADSASSLIRPGKLFDRNVLEQERQRITDRLRNEGYFAFNKEYISYVADTTIGHKGVDLELFLSDIPVADSSQTELVSFRKHNTYTVRNVYFITDYNPMGGTPEEKYAIKDTIFYKGYYILYGEKEYLHPGTLVENCYIMPGASYSTRMVDHTYSAFSRLEVLKYVNIQFTPVHGSETPQLDCHILLTEGKTQLVTTEVEGTNSAGNFGFSLGLTYKHRNIFHGSQTFSARFRAAYENITGDLGGLLANNYLELNGEMGVSFPKFLFPFVSTSFLRRMRATTDFTINIDYQQRPEYVRVISGAGWNYKWYTRGNRFRHHFDLVDINYVYLPQMTSAFKNNLDSIAADNPLLRYSYEDHFIMRSAYVMYMSNLKSNIASSAKQREIYTLRSAFEIAGNLLYAISSLSSMKRASSGEYEILGISYSQYAKADLDYAYTINLNEKNALAFHIGAGVVYPYGNSDMVPFEKRYYAGGANSVRGWSVRTLGPGTYSGNNPLADFMNQCGDIRLDMNAEYRSKLIWKLELALFLDAGNIWTIKDYPSQPGGAFKFNSFYKEIALAYGLGVRFDFNYFLIRVDMGLKMYDPSRIGNRPWVIAHHSFNRDASFHFAVGYPF; translated from the coding sequence ATGAAACTTCGCCTGTTGCTGCTCATTCCGATTCTTGTCCCGCTGCTATATTCGTGCCGGGCCACCAAATATGTGGGTGAGGGCGAATACCTGCTCGACCGCGTGTCGCTGTCGACCGACAACCGGGAGCTGAAAAACAGCGAACTCAAATCATACATTCGCCAAGAGCCCAACCACAAGACATTCGGGCTCATCGGGCTTCCCCTCTTTTTCTACAACCTCTCCAACGACAAAGACAACGGCTGGAACCGCTGGTTGCGCCGCATCGGAACGCCACCGGTCATCTATGACAGCCAGCTGACCGAGAAATCGCGCAGCCAAATCGAAAAGGCGCTCAACAACAAAGGCTATACCGACGCCATCGTGACCGTCGACACCGTAAAGCACAAAAAACGCATCAAGATAAAGTATGAGGTAAAATCGGGAACGCCCTACCACATCGACCGCATGACCTACCGCATTCCCGACGACTCGATCCGGAGCATCGTCATGGCCGATTCGGCCAGCTCCCTCATACGCCCGGGCAAGCTCTTCGACCGCAACGTGCTCGAACAGGAACGCCAGCGCATCACCGACCGGCTGCGAAACGAGGGTTATTTTGCATTCAACAAAGAATACATATCCTATGTCGCCGACACGACCATCGGGCACAAGGGCGTGGACCTCGAACTTTTCCTTTCGGACATTCCCGTGGCAGACTCTTCACAAACGGAACTGGTCTCGTTCAGGAAGCACAACACCTACACCGTGCGGAATGTCTACTTCATCACCGACTATAATCCCATGGGCGGTACCCCCGAAGAAAAATATGCCATCAAAGACACCATCTTCTACAAGGGCTACTACATTCTTTATGGAGAGAAAGAATACCTGCACCCCGGGACTTTGGTGGAGAACTGTTATATCATGCCCGGCGCAAGCTATTCGACCCGCATGGTAGATCATACCTATTCGGCCTTTTCGAGGCTTGAAGTGCTGAAATACGTCAATATTCAATTCACACCCGTACACGGTAGCGAAACGCCGCAACTCGACTGCCACATTTTGCTCACCGAAGGGAAGACCCAACTGGTCACCACCGAGGTCGAAGGCACCAACTCGGCCGGCAACTTCGGGTTCTCGCTGGGTCTCACCTATAAACACAGGAACATCTTCCACGGCTCACAGACGTTCAGCGCTCGTTTTAGAGCCGCCTACGAAAACATCACGGGCGACCTCGGCGGGCTGCTGGCAAACAACTACCTCGAACTAAACGGCGAAATGGGGGTTTCATTCCCCAAATTCCTTTTCCCGTTTGTCAGCACATCGTTCCTGCGACGCATGCGGGCGACAACCGACTTCACCATCAACATCGACTACCAGCAACGTCCCGAATATGTGCGAGTCATCTCGGGTGCGGGGTGGAACTACAAGTGGTACACGAGGGGCAACCGGTTCCGTCACCACTTCGACCTGGTAGACATCAACTATGTGTATCTGCCCCAAATGACATCGGCATTCAAAAACAACCTCGACAGTATCGCCGCCGACAATCCCCTGTTGCGATACAGCTACGAAGACCACTTCATCATGCGGTCGGCCTATGTCATGTATATGTCGAACTTGAAGAGCAACATTGCCTCATCGGCCAAACAGCGAGAAATCTATACCCTGCGGTCGGCATTCGAAATCGCCGGTAACCTGTTGTATGCCATCTCTTCCCTCTCTTCGATGAAACGGGCGTCGTCGGGCGAATACGAGATACTGGGCATCAGCTACTCGCAATATGCCAAAGCCGACCTCGACTACGCCTACACGATCAATCTGAATGAGAAGAATGCCCTGGCCTTCCACATTGGAGCGGGAGTTGTGTACCCTTACGGCAACTCCGACATGGTACCGTTTGAGAAACGATACTATGCCGGTGGCGCCAACAGCGTGCGAGGGTGGTCGGTGCGGACTTTGGGGCCGGGCACCTACTCGGGCAACAACCCGCTGGCCGACTTCATGAACCAGTGTGGCGACATTCGCCTCGACATGAATGCCGAATACCGAAGCAAATTGATTTGGAAACTCGAACTGGCGCTCTTCCTCGATGCAGGAAACATCTGGACCATCAAAGATTATCCTTCCCAACCGGGCGGGGCGTTCAAGTTCAACTCTTTCTACAAAGAGATTGCCTTGGCTTACGGCTTGGGCGTACGTTTCGACTTCAACTACTTCTTGATACGAGTCGACATGGGTCTCAAAATGTATGACCCCTCCCGCATAGGGAACCGCCCGTGGGTGATTGCCCACCACTCGTTCAACCGCGATGCCTCATTCCACTTTGCGGTGGGTTACCCGTTCTGA